The segment AAGAACATCAACAACCCCGTGGGCATGGGCGGCGGCCAGCGCAAGAGGCTGTCCCGCGCCGAACGGCAGAACAACGGTCCGCACCGCAACCTCGACCGCCAGGGTGCCGCCGACCAGAAGGCGGAGCT is part of the Streptomyces platensis genome and harbors:
- a CDS encoding DUF6243 family protein encodes the protein MSKNINNPVGMGGGQRKRLSRAERQNNGPHRNLDRQGAADQKAELVRKMREKAGAAEGAGQTGDDTAQS